From one Anopheles bellator chromosome 1, idAnoBellAS_SP24_06.2, whole genome shotgun sequence genomic stretch:
- the LOC131209287 gene encoding NPC intracellular cholesterol transporter 2 homolog a: MIFGKSTVVVIAVATVLLLSCLLPSATEAAEFANCANETAIGQYSKVEVSNCGDDDATCVLKRNSNATISITFTSGEELSELKAVVHGIILGMEVPFPLPNADGCKDSGLECPLAKETTYRYSTTLPVLKQYPKVSVEVKWELIAAGTQVVCVLIPAKIQ; this comes from the exons ATGATCTTCGGCAagtcgacggtggtggtgatagcCGTGGCAACGGTTCTGCTACTGTCCTGCCTGCTACCGTCGGCCACAGAGGCTGCCGAATTTGCAAATTGTG CCAATGAAACGGCCATCGGTCAGTACAGCAAGGTGGAGGTGTCGAActgtggcgacgacgatgcgacCTGCGTCCTGAAGCGCAATTCGAACGCCACCATTTCCATCACGTTTACGAGCG GTGAAGAGCTGAGCGAGCTGAAAGCGGTCGTGCACGGGATCATCCTCGGGATGGAGGTACCGTTCCCGCTGCCCAACGCTGACGGGTGCAAGGACAGTGGGCTCGAGTGTCCGCTGGCGAAGGAAACCACCTACCGTTACAGCACCACTTTGCCGGTTCTGAAGCAGTACCCGAAG GTATCGGTCGAAGTAAAATGGGAGCTGATAGCGGCCGGCACGCAGGTAGTGTGTGTGCTGATCCCCGCCAAGATACAGTAA